The Phycisphaeraceae bacterium genome has a window encoding:
- a CDS encoding exosortase/archaeosortase family protein: protein MSTGSPAMTVPASTARDRAPRVAIAVVCLLASFAFVFYHFFAKQVRWAFEEPADWGHTLVIPAMAFYLAWIRRDELARVPFVTTWSGLAPILLGVAWYFFCWLGPSAIVHHNLQQVGVGLTVFGLVLLFFGWKAMRYLWAPVAYFIVFGVTISTRLMNTVTEDLQDLAAYGSYLVLRVLQYDVDLAGNTISIFHNGVDHPLNVAEACSGMRMVVAMLALGVFLAFTGLSHVWQRVVVVLMAAPVALFVNILRVVTLGMLSLIDSEFAAGDFHTFIGLLWLIPALLLYLGIMWVLRRLVVEEASQEAGVQPRTEAARTPFAFDRRAALATMVACGALVVSGLGFRGIVSGLKVYLLKKPVPLRHKLATIPSRSLGRWEKVGEDRLLDQAVIQTLGTSEYLSRVYARTDDKTAALYVHMTYYTDQIDAIPHVPDRCFLASGRNQIDRPRHLPVEIDRSGWVTDDGPPNRRHEVPYRLATAVDRITARPFEVRMPIEPEPLAIRVLEFQEGADARSRVIAGYFFIANGAVTPQAERVRALAFDRTDEYAYYAKVEFSMAWQGEGGVDEFMRRVNDILQPLLPEIMRCLPDWSEVERGLYPAEKERAIPPLPTFGEL, encoded by the coding sequence ATGTCCACCGGCTCACCGGCGATGACCGTGCCTGCATCCACCGCGCGTGACCGCGCGCCGCGCGTCGCCATCGCGGTGGTCTGCCTGCTGGCGTCCTTCGCCTTCGTCTTCTACCACTTCTTCGCCAAGCAGGTTCGCTGGGCGTTCGAAGAGCCCGCTGACTGGGGACACACTCTGGTCATTCCCGCCATGGCCTTCTACCTGGCGTGGATCAGGCGGGATGAACTGGCCCGTGTTCCATTCGTCACCACCTGGTCCGGGCTGGCGCCGATCCTGCTGGGCGTGGCGTGGTATTTCTTCTGCTGGCTTGGCCCCAGCGCCATCGTGCATCACAACCTGCAGCAGGTGGGCGTGGGGCTCACGGTCTTCGGACTGGTGCTGCTGTTCTTCGGCTGGAAGGCCATGCGCTATCTCTGGGCGCCGGTGGCGTACTTCATCGTGTTCGGCGTGACGATTTCCACGCGGCTGATGAACACCGTCACCGAGGATCTTCAGGATCTGGCGGCCTACGGCTCGTATCTGGTGCTGCGCGTGCTGCAGTACGACGTGGACCTGGCGGGCAACACGATCTCCATCTTCCACAACGGCGTGGATCACCCGCTCAACGTCGCGGAAGCGTGTTCAGGGATGCGCATGGTGGTGGCGATGCTGGCGCTGGGCGTGTTCCTCGCCTTCACGGGACTGTCGCACGTCTGGCAGCGGGTGGTGGTGGTGCTGATGGCGGCGCCGGTGGCGCTCTTCGTCAACATCCTCCGCGTCGTGACGCTGGGCATGCTGTCGCTCATCGACTCGGAGTTCGCGGCGGGCGACTTCCACACGTTCATCGGCCTGCTCTGGCTGATTCCGGCATTGCTGCTCTACCTGGGCATCATGTGGGTGCTGCGCCGCCTCGTGGTGGAGGAGGCGTCCCAGGAAGCAGGCGTCCAGCCCCGAACGGAGGCGGCGCGGACGCCCTTCGCCTTTGATCGTCGGGCGGCGCTGGCGACGATGGTCGCCTGCGGGGCGCTGGTCGTCTCCGGGCTGGGCTTCCGTGGGATCGTGTCCGGGCTGAAGGTGTACCTGCTCAAGAAGCCGGTGCCGCTTCGTCACAAGCTGGCGACGATTCCGTCGCGCTCGCTCGGCAGGTGGGAGAAGGTCGGCGAGGACCGGCTTCTCGATCAGGCGGTCATCCAGACGCTGGGCACCAGCGAGTACCTGTCGCGGGTCTACGCGCGGACCGACGACAAGACCGCCGCCCTGTACGTTCACATGACCTATTACACGGATCAGATCGACGCCATTCCGCACGTGCCGGATCGCTGCTTTCTGGCGTCGGGCCGGAACCAGATTGATCGCCCCAGGCACCTGCCGGTGGAGATTGACCGAAGCGGGTGGGTGACGGACGACGGCCCGCCCAACCGCCGCCACGAGGTTCCCTACCGTCTGGCGACGGCGGTGGACCGCATCACCGCCCGCCCGTTCGAGGTGCGCATGCCCATCGAGCCGGAGCCGCTGGCGATCCGGGTGCTGGAGTTCCAGGAAGGGGCGGATGCCCGGAGCCGGGTGATCGCCGGGTACTTCTTCATCGCCAACGGGGCGGTGACGCCCCAGGCGGAGCGGGTGCGGGCCCTGGCCTTCGACCGGACCGATGAGTACGCCTACTACGCCAAGGTGGAGTTTTCCATGGCGTGGCAGGGGGAGGGCGGGGTGGATGAGTTCATGCGGCGGGTGAATGACATCCTCCAGCCGCTCCTGCCGGAGATCATGCGTTGCCTTCCTGACTGGTCGGAGGTGGAGCGAGGGCTCTATCCGGCCGAGAAAGAGAGGGCGATTCCGCCGCTTCCGACGTTTGGAGAACTTTGA
- a CDS encoding undecaprenyl/decaprenyl-phosphate alpha-N-acetylglucosaminyl 1-phosphate transferase, whose protein sequence is MIALLAQAGPEVLREPDLSGSEAAESPFVASVMGFLNSYSLLFIVAFVVTLLVTPLVRRAAISADIVDHPDAGRKQHPYPVAYLGGIAVFLGLLIAVAFSYLPIGGAQPQYQPIPLSILIGIVAITVTGLADDIWKWDPRLKIAGQLVAAAALAIEDVGVRVAEGALKPIVASIGGNNAPEAALFAIEWMPITNGDLYYWVGTAIIAIFVLGGCNAANLVDGLDGLLSGLIAIVAIGLLAVSILMAVKEAPTGSEPTLAGARVALCFALLGAVLGFLPHNFNPATIFLGDCGSLLLGYVSVVIILMLGHTGQTPLVFAGLIVFAIPIMDTVLAIVRRKLSGRPMSSADDQHIHHQLRRGLGSVKKAVFALYAIGVLFAVVGVTLAYLIIHTELRVRVIYAIAIVLFGSIGVFAFKAARRAEFQAETERLRQRAARLGQANGDAARPRAPETPMQPVTPASKSAAP, encoded by the coding sequence ATGATCGCGCTGCTGGCCCAGGCCGGTCCGGAGGTGCTGCGCGAGCCCGACCTGTCGGGGAGCGAGGCGGCCGAGTCGCCGTTCGTCGCGTCGGTCATGGGCTTTCTCAACAGTTACTCGCTGCTCTTCATCGTCGCATTCGTGGTGACGTTGCTGGTGACGCCGCTGGTGCGTCGCGCGGCCATTTCGGCGGACATCGTGGATCATCCCGACGCGGGTCGAAAGCAGCATCCGTATCCCGTGGCGTACCTCGGCGGCATCGCGGTGTTTCTGGGGCTGCTGATCGCCGTGGCGTTCAGTTACCTGCCCATCGGGGGCGCTCAGCCCCAGTATCAGCCCATTCCCCTCTCGATTCTGATCGGCATCGTCGCCATCACGGTCACCGGGCTGGCGGATGACATCTGGAAGTGGGATCCGCGGCTGAAGATCGCCGGGCAGCTCGTGGCGGCGGCGGCCCTGGCCATCGAGGATGTGGGCGTGCGCGTGGCCGAGGGCGCTCTCAAGCCGATCGTGGCCTCCATCGGCGGAAACAACGCCCCCGAGGCGGCGCTGTTCGCCATCGAGTGGATGCCCATCACCAACGGCGACCTCTACTACTGGGTCGGCACGGCGATCATCGCCATCTTCGTGCTGGGCGGGTGCAACGCCGCCAATCTGGTGGACGGCCTGGACGGGCTGCTTTCGGGGTTGATCGCCATCGTGGCGATCGGTCTGCTGGCCGTCAGCATTCTGATGGCGGTGAAGGAGGCCCCCACCGGCAGTGAGCCGACGCTGGCCGGGGCGCGGGTGGCGCTGTGCTTCGCGCTGCTGGGCGCGGTGCTGGGCTTCCTGCCCCACAACTTCAATCCGGCCACCATCTTCCTGGGCGACTGCGGGTCGCTGCTGCTGGGTTACGTGAGCGTGGTCATCATCCTGATGCTGGGGCACACGGGCCAGACGCCGCTGGTCTTCGCCGGGTTGATCGTCTTCGCCATTCCCATCATGGACACGGTGCTGGCGATCGTGCGGCGCAAGCTCAGCGGCCGACCCATGTCCAGCGCGGACGACCAGCACATTCACCACCAGCTGCGCCGGGGGCTGGGCAGCGTCAAGAAGGCCGTGTTCGCCCTGTACGCCATCGGCGTGCTGTTCGCCGTGGTGGGCGTCACGCTGGCGTACCTGATCATCCACACCGAGCTGCGCGTGCGGGTCATCTACGCCATCGCCATCGTGCTCTTCGGCTCGATCGGCGTGTTCGCGTTCAAGGCGGCGCGTCGAGCGGAGTTCCAGGCGGAGACCGAACGGCTCAGGCAGCGGGCCGCCCGCCTCGGCCAGGCGAACGGCGACGCGGCGAGGCCTCGAGCGCCCGAGACGCCCATGCAGCCCGTGACTCCCGCCTCCAAGTCCGCCGCGCCGTGA
- a CDS encoding GDP-mannose 4,6-dehydratase — protein MGRSSRHRQALVTGGAGFIGSHLTERLLSLGRDVTIIDNLSTGRRRNIEPLLRSDPDRVRFIEADVAQVMDDLDPTAFDEIYHLAAAVGVRLVIEQPVHTIRTNVIDALRVLDFAAEASTPILLASTSEVYGKSPKTVFSEEDDVVYGPTTYSRWSYACSKAIDEYLGLAYARQRGLPVVIARFFNTVGPRQVGRYGMVIPRFVEAALAGRTIEVHGDGRQSRCFCDVRDVVQVLPMLLDNPSCRGRVFNVGHDEPIEIIGLAHLVRSTLGSSSEIRLVPYAEALGEGFDDLRHRRPDLTRLRQATGFRPAIPLEQTIRDLAREMTGPVDRAREAVTP, from the coding sequence GTGGGTCGATCGAGCCGACATCGCCAGGCCCTTGTGACCGGGGGCGCGGGGTTCATCGGCTCGCATCTCACCGAGCGGCTGCTGTCGCTCGGGCGGGACGTGACCATCATCGACAACCTCTCGACGGGGCGGCGCCGGAATATTGAACCGCTGCTCCGGAGTGACCCTGATCGGGTGCGGTTCATCGAGGCGGACGTGGCCCAGGTCATGGACGACCTCGACCCCACGGCGTTCGACGAGATCTACCACCTGGCCGCGGCGGTGGGAGTGCGGCTGGTCATCGAGCAGCCGGTTCACACCATTCGCACCAACGTGATCGACGCACTGCGCGTGCTGGACTTCGCCGCCGAGGCGTCCACCCCCATCCTGCTGGCTTCCACCAGCGAGGTGTACGGCAAGTCGCCCAAGACCGTCTTCTCCGAGGAGGACGATGTCGTCTACGGTCCGACCACCTACAGCCGGTGGTCCTATGCATGCTCGAAGGCCATCGACGAGTACCTCGGCCTGGCGTACGCCCGGCAGCGGGGGCTTCCGGTGGTCATCGCGCGGTTCTTCAACACCGTCGGGCCGCGCCAGGTGGGCCGCTACGGCATGGTGATACCGCGCTTCGTCGAGGCGGCTTTGGCCGGGCGGACCATCGAGGTGCATGGCGACGGTCGCCAGTCGCGCTGCTTCTGCGATGTGCGCGACGTGGTGCAGGTGCTGCCGATGCTGCTGGACAACCCGTCCTGCCGCGGGCGAGTCTTCAACGTGGGGCATGATGAGCCGATCGAGATCATCGGGCTGGCTCACCTGGTCCGATCGACGCTGGGGAGCAGTTCGGAGATTCGACTGGTGCCTTACGCCGAAGCCCTGGGCGAGGGATTCGATGACCTGCGTCATCGTCGCCCGGACCTGACCCGGCTGCGTCAGGCCACCGGCTTCCGCCCGGCGATTCCGCTCGAGCAGACGATCCGCGACCTGGCCCGCGAGATGACGGGGCCGGTCGATCGTGCGCGGGAGGCGGTGACGCCATGA
- a CDS encoding polysaccharide biosynthesis/export family protein: MMKRSSQRTPRVSGSFLGLSVVTTCLVGCQVDSFFDPSKTGYFQHTPITSPILERIDVIETGDDLWSRRSPVQPEDLLASDLEYRIAAGDALTVEIQGLLPGGQTAQLARRIDQAGNLRLPPPLGDFPAAGLTAQELEDAITEFLAARFINDPYVSVTLTESRGFMYTVVGNIQLPGLFPLLRPDLRLDQALAQSGGVPQITRTIFVIRPVALERRFDQPFDRSQPAGGGQGTDPGRSIDDILRDLDRPGSGGGSSSAAPSRMDGEVVVDIDDLGAPTANPALHQRVAANRTDSFVYVEERNEWVRVRSGAQDIADEIGAGGEPMVVDRIIEVDYQRLLTDSSQNLVIRPGDRIYVVPPESGVVYIGGEVARAGSYNLPPNGHQTLSQLVTAAGGLGALAIPTRVDLTRRVAHNREATIRINLAAIRKKTEPDIFLKPDDHIIIGTSWAAAPLAVIRNGFRVSYGFGFLLDRNFANDVFGPPPRDRGF; the protein is encoded by the coding sequence ATGATGAAGCGATCCTCGCAGCGCACCCCCCGTGTTTCCGGCTCCTTCCTGGGGCTGTCGGTCGTGACGACCTGCCTGGTCGGGTGTCAGGTGGATTCGTTCTTCGACCCCAGCAAGACGGGGTACTTTCAGCACACCCCGATCACCTCACCCATTCTGGAGCGGATCGACGTGATCGAGACGGGCGACGACCTGTGGTCGCGCCGCTCGCCCGTGCAGCCGGAGGATCTGCTCGCCAGCGACCTGGAGTACCGCATCGCCGCGGGCGACGCGCTGACGGTGGAGATTCAGGGTCTGCTCCCCGGCGGACAGACCGCCCAGTTGGCAAGACGCATCGACCAGGCGGGCAATCTCCGTCTGCCGCCGCCGCTGGGGGACTTCCCCGCCGCAGGCCTGACCGCTCAGGAACTGGAGGACGCCATCACCGAGTTCCTGGCGGCCCGGTTCATCAACGACCCGTACGTCTCCGTCACGCTGACCGAGTCGCGCGGGTTCATGTACACCGTGGTGGGGAACATCCAGCTTCCGGGATTGTTCCCCCTGCTGCGGCCCGACCTGCGGCTTGACCAGGCGCTGGCCCAGTCAGGCGGTGTGCCCCAGATCACCAGGACGATCTTCGTGATCCGTCCCGTGGCCCTGGAGCGTCGGTTTGACCAGCCGTTCGATCGATCGCAGCCGGCGGGCGGCGGCCAGGGGACCGATCCCGGTCGCAGCATCGACGACATCCTCCGCGATCTCGATCGTCCCGGCTCGGGCGGGGGTTCGAGCAGCGCCGCGCCATCCCGCATGGACGGCGAGGTCGTCGTGGACATTGACGACCTGGGCGCGCCGACCGCGAACCCGGCGCTTCATCAGCGCGTCGCGGCCAATCGCACCGATTCGTTCGTCTACGTCGAGGAGCGCAACGAGTGGGTGCGCGTTCGATCGGGCGCCCAGGACATCGCCGATGAGATCGGGGCGGGCGGCGAACCGATGGTCGTGGACCGCATCATCGAGGTCGATTATCAGCGACTGCTCACGGACAGCTCGCAGAACCTCGTCATCCGACCCGGGGATCGCATCTACGTGGTTCCGCCTGAGAGCGGCGTCGTCTACATCGGCGGCGAGGTCGCGCGGGCCGGATCGTACAACCTGCCTCCCAACGGACACCAGACGCTCAGTCAGCTGGTGACCGCCGCCGGCGGCCTCGGCGCGCTGGCCATTCCCACCCGCGTCGATCTGACGCGTCGCGTGGCCCACAACCGGGAGGCGACCATTCGAATCAACCTGGCGGCCATCCGCAAGAAGACCGAGCCGGACATCTTCCTGAAGCCGGACGATCACATCATCATCGGGACCAGCTGGGCGGCGGCGCCGCTGGCCGTCATCCGGAACGGCTTCCGGGTCAGCTATGGGTTCGGATTCCTGCTGGACCGGAACTTCGCCAACGACGTGTTCGGTCCCCCGCCGCGTGATCGGGGCTTCTGA
- a CDS encoding tetratricopeptide repeat protein produces MASRINTRFLFLLLTITGVVVVAVGGIAFLALKSDPTRNIRRGDELYAAGEYEQAKQEYWRAINKDRSNLEFMRKLQDALERVRPATMDNANSLYGEWLSVMRLRVEAAAHDVTHHLAFLEEVYSNSRLLPSWNTQLSTGASAALGRVPTNSPGYERLTFFRLYADANRLDTLNAGQIDQLEDDFASFLEKHPRYGEGWAALIALHRDLWQREALSRNVTAATERQAILLRTIDQAMQAAGESLPVRIRRTDALLSLARQGARPLQPGESEALLGDLRASLAGATNPIDVYDGVVVMRELGTPQSLQAALEVLTEATQAHRDSPLLQWMLVWNLYDSGDQERMSRQAQALMESEPMPVSFMATYRFELRFRVARLLFQVEADRAASLTGDERAAQLAKAEQVRQRLASLAPGGEQNPLVTECDAWLALLRNDTAVAAAKFTEALKLNPSPDVRTLLAAASALRAQNAPGEARSLMARAREMAPRSAAILVDLASLDLMLGDFRAAADNAAAALQIDSSNTQAAALLAEAQRGLGQPMAPQDPLLAALERASEALREGRSDAARSILVELSEAHPDHWGVLEYLVNVEVEMGLIDEARQRVRAAVDRHPENEGLRTMLAVLQADDPIERTRILLAQRISGEDELHGAMFVAMRRAEQQQRTIARQRTAAGDTAGAAAATALADRMKAEGDRAGEVAQSRGVKSAEYIEARFRDALIARDWSAAEALVRTARETNADQARGHLFQAQLDFERGDYAAAARSLIDATQVKPYAAPAWRLLGMTYQRLGNVADARTAYQRAMDIQPGDATTIRFYAQLLLETGQQPAALQLLRRAADLRVADAEIAEVRLNLEGEVGDREYAIDQRRRRYESNPDDVTNVLRLASLLGLSTPDRAAILLPDGRPRYSEREWSAMAPAAREAALAALRAQRRTEADRLMEEVSAKNPDSLSIAAAHAAYFRDTGRADQARARMARHLAERGKEDVTPLSYVQAAEMFLSLGDRMEAMAWLQRGEKYQGDTGLIDEAMAGVFTSAQQWDTAIEYFEKVLANRPSRQIELSVVECLIQLRRFADAEARIATVARTYGESTRLEMLRARLNGNQAAIAASEGKAQDAERLRREQRRAIDRAAAMAPGDPWPLVLRAEAILQEFHQTGRTRQGLVDDALRELSAASEKQAGFLPALQLRVDALLMRDPPDMAGAIQELTGLLRLTPRDPAIRQRAIQIAIAAGNEPKAVEFAQEGNRLEPDRVEWHLALADLASRQQKHAEAASWYASGYRVSKAPALLESACLAMLRLNTAEAAREVLRIIGAEPEALRSYPPLHTVLARAATALGDLPGAERHMRTAYEQYLATYRAGGDHRILTSWFDAARAIYGSNPGKIGEIVSSVSGEAVSAGELYLLSEVLLRIPNQIDAAADAIRRAAERVDSSQSELRFLVAINLGLVRYLKGNYAESRDHYIEALRLAPKDHPFRVKVLNDLAYVYSQHLGEHEKARPLAEEAVSLMPDDASIVDTLGTVYLGLRMLDQAEAQLRRSIELRESASNHLHMGQLLLARGRRSEAEQYLVRGRDLGNDPKSVAEIERILKEMGRTP; encoded by the coding sequence ATGGCCTCCCGGATCAACACGAGGTTCCTGTTCCTTCTGCTCACCATCACGGGCGTGGTGGTGGTGGCGGTGGGCGGAATCGCCTTCCTGGCCCTCAAGAGTGATCCCACGCGCAATATCCGCCGGGGAGACGAGCTCTACGCCGCCGGTGAGTATGAACAGGCCAAGCAGGAATACTGGCGGGCCATCAACAAGGACCGCAGCAACCTGGAGTTCATGCGCAAGCTCCAGGACGCCCTCGAGCGGGTGCGTCCCGCGACCATGGACAACGCCAACAGTCTGTACGGCGAGTGGCTGAGCGTCATGCGGCTCCGGGTGGAGGCCGCGGCGCACGATGTCACGCACCACCTCGCGTTTCTGGAGGAGGTCTACTCCAACTCCCGCCTGCTGCCCTCCTGGAACACGCAGCTGTCCACCGGCGCGTCCGCCGCGCTCGGTCGCGTGCCCACCAACTCGCCGGGGTACGAGCGGCTCACCTTCTTCCGCCTCTATGCCGACGCCAATCGGCTTGACACGCTGAACGCCGGACAGATCGATCAGCTGGAGGACGACTTCGCCAGTTTTCTGGAGAAGCACCCGCGGTACGGCGAGGGATGGGCGGCTCTCATCGCCCTGCACCGGGATCTCTGGCAGCGCGAGGCATTGTCCCGCAACGTGACGGCGGCGACAGAGCGACAGGCCATTCTCCTCCGCACCATTGACCAGGCCATGCAGGCGGCCGGCGAGTCGCTCCCGGTGCGGATCCGCCGGACCGACGCCCTGCTGTCACTGGCGCGGCAGGGCGCCAGACCCCTTCAACCGGGTGAATCAGAGGCCCTGCTGGGAGATCTGCGCGCGTCGCTGGCCGGCGCCACGAATCCGATCGACGTGTACGACGGCGTGGTGGTGATGCGCGAGCTTGGCACCCCGCAGTCCCTGCAGGCCGCCCTCGAGGTTCTGACGGAAGCCACCCAGGCGCATCGTGATTCACCCCTCCTGCAGTGGATGCTGGTGTGGAATCTCTACGACAGCGGCGACCAGGAGCGGATGAGCCGGCAGGCCCAGGCGCTGATGGAGTCCGAGCCGATGCCGGTCAGCTTCATGGCGACCTATCGGTTCGAGCTGCGATTCCGCGTGGCGCGCCTGCTCTTCCAGGTCGAGGCGGATCGCGCCGCGTCGCTCACGGGCGACGAGCGCGCCGCGCAACTGGCCAAGGCCGAGCAGGTGCGTCAGCGACTGGCTTCGTTGGCGCCCGGAGGCGAGCAGAACCCGCTGGTGACCGAGTGCGACGCCTGGCTGGCGCTGCTGCGCAACGACACGGCGGTGGCGGCGGCGAAGTTCACCGAAGCGCTGAAGCTCAACCCCAGCCCGGATGTCCGGACGCTGCTGGCCGCCGCCAGCGCGCTTCGCGCCCAGAATGCGCCGGGCGAGGCCCGCTCGCTCATGGCGCGGGCCAGGGAGATGGCGCCGCGATCCGCCGCCATTCTGGTCGACCTGGCCTCGCTGGACCTGATGCTGGGCGACTTCCGCGCCGCCGCCGACAACGCCGCCGCGGCGCTGCAGATCGACTCATCCAACACCCAGGCCGCCGCGTTGCTGGCCGAGGCCCAGCGCGGGCTGGGACAGCCGATGGCGCCTCAGGATCCTCTGCTGGCCGCGCTCGAACGGGCCTCGGAGGCGCTTCGTGAAGGCCGGTCGGATGCGGCGCGGAGCATTCTGGTTGAGCTGTCCGAGGCGCATCCGGATCACTGGGGCGTGCTGGAGTACCTCGTCAATGTCGAAGTGGAGATGGGCCTGATCGACGAGGCCCGGCAGCGGGTGCGCGCCGCCGTCGATCGTCACCCCGAGAACGAGGGCCTGCGCACCATGCTGGCCGTGCTGCAGGCCGATGACCCCATCGAGCGCACGCGCATCCTGCTCGCGCAGCGTATCAGTGGAGAAGATGAACTTCACGGCGCCATGTTTGTCGCCATGCGGCGGGCGGAGCAGCAGCAGCGGACCATCGCCCGTCAGCGGACCGCGGCGGGCGATACCGCGGGCGCCGCCGCCGCGACCGCCCTGGCCGACCGCATGAAGGCCGAGGGTGACCGGGCCGGCGAGGTGGCGCAGTCCAGGGGCGTCAAGTCGGCGGAATACATCGAGGCGCGGTTCCGGGACGCGCTGATCGCCCGGGACTGGTCGGCGGCGGAAGCCCTGGTGCGAACCGCCCGCGAAACGAACGCGGATCAGGCGCGAGGCCACCTCTTCCAGGCGCAGCTCGACTTCGAGCGTGGCGACTACGCCGCCGCCGCCCGCTCGCTGATCGACGCCACGCAGGTCAAGCCCTACGCGGCGCCGGCGTGGCGACTGCTGGGCATGACATATCAGCGCCTGGGCAACGTGGCCGACGCCCGCACCGCCTATCAGCGCGCCATGGACATCCAGCCCGGCGACGCGACGACCATCCGCTTCTACGCCCAGCTCCTGCTCGAAACCGGGCAGCAGCCGGCCGCGCTGCAGCTGCTGCGCCGCGCCGCCGACCTGCGCGTGGCGGACGCGGAGATCGCCGAGGTGCGCCTCAATCTGGAAGGCGAGGTCGGCGACCGCGAGTACGCCATCGACCAGCGCCGCAGGCGATACGAGTCCAACCCGGACGACGTGACCAACGTGCTGCGCCTGGCGTCGCTGCTGGGTCTGAGCACGCCGGATCGTGCCGCGATTCTGCTGCCGGACGGAAGGCCGCGCTACTCGGAGCGCGAGTGGTCGGCGATGGCTCCGGCGGCGCGCGAGGCGGCGCTGGCGGCGCTCCGCGCCCAGCGCCGTACCGAGGCCGATCGCCTCATGGAGGAAGTGTCCGCGAAGAACCCGGACTCGCTCTCGATCGCCGCCGCCCACGCGGCGTACTTCCGCGATACCGGACGCGCCGATCAGGCGCGGGCCCGCATGGCGCGTCACCTCGCGGAGCGCGGCAAGGAGGACGTCACGCCCCTGTCCTACGTGCAGGCCGCCGAGATGTTCCTCTCTCTGGGCGACCGCATGGAAGCGATGGCGTGGCTGCAGCGCGGAGAGAAGTATCAGGGCGACACCGGGCTGATTGACGAGGCCATGGCCGGCGTCTTCACCAGCGCGCAGCAGTGGGACACCGCGATCGAATACTTCGAGAAGGTTCTGGCGAACCGCCCGTCGCGACAGATCGAGCTGAGCGTCGTCGAGTGCCTGATCCAGCTGCGCCGCTTCGCGGACGCGGAGGCGAGAATCGCCACGGTGGCGCGGACGTACGGAGAGTCAACTCGACTCGAGATGCTTCGAGCCCGGCTCAATGGCAACCAGGCGGCCATCGCGGCGTCCGAGGGCAAGGCCCAGGACGCGGAGCGCCTCCGCCGGGAGCAGCGCCGGGCGATTGATCGCGCCGCCGCCATGGCGCCGGGCGATCCCTGGCCGCTCGTGCTGCGGGCCGAGGCCATTCTGCAGGAGTTCCATCAGACCGGGCGCACGCGCCAGGGACTGGTGGATGACGCGCTGCGCGAGCTGTCCGCGGCGTCGGAGAAGCAGGCCGGTTTCCTGCCGGCCCTGCAGCTGCGCGTGGATGCGCTGCTGATGCGCGATCCTCCCGACATGGCCGGGGCGATCCAGGAACTGACCGGTCTGCTGCGCTTGACCCCCCGCGACCCCGCGATCCGTCAGCGGGCGATTCAGATTGCCATCGCCGCGGGCAATGAGCCGAAGGCCGTCGAGTTCGCCCAGGAAGGCAATCGACTGGAGCCGGACCGGGTGGAGTGGCACCTGGCCCTGGCTGATCTCGCCTCGCGTCAGCAGAAGCACGCCGAGGCCGCCTCGTGGTACGCCTCCGGCTACCGGGTGTCGAAGGCGCCGGCGCTGCTGGAGTCCGCCTGCCTGGCGATGCTCCGGCTCAACACCGCCGAAGCGGCGCGCGAGGTGCTGCGCATCATCGGCGCGGAGCCCGAGGCGCTGCGCTCCTATCCCCCGCTTCACACCGTCCTCGCCAGGGCGGCGACCGCGCTGGGCGATCTGCCCGGAGCGGAGCGCCACATGCGCACGGCATACGAGCAGTACCTGGCGACGTACCGGGCCGGAGGGGATCATCGCATCCTGACCAGCTGGTTCGACGCGGCGCGGGCCATCTACGGATCGAATCCCGGCAAGATCGGGGAAATCGTCTCCTCGGTGTCCGGCGAGGCGGTGTCCGCCGGCGAGCTGTACCTGCTGTCCGAAGTGCTGCTGCGGATCCCGAATCAGATCGATGCCGCCGCGGACGCGATCCGCCGCGCCGCCGAGCGGGTGGACTCCTCGCAGTCGGAACTCCGCTTCCTGGTGGCGATCAATCTCGGACTGGTGCGGTATCTCAAGGGCAACTACGCCGAATCGAGGGACCATTACATTGAAGCGTTGCGACTGGCGCCCAAGGATCATCCCTTCCGGGTGAAGGTGCTCAACGACCTGGCGTACGTCTACAGCCAGCACCTGGGCGAGCATGAGAAGGCGCGTCCGCTGGCTGAGGAGGCCGTCTCGCTGATGCCCGATGACGCGAGCATCGTGGACACGCTGGGCACGGTGTACCTCGGGCTGCGGATGCTGGATCAGGCCGAGGCGCAGCTGCGGCGCAGCATCGAGTTGCGCGAGAGCGCCAGCAACCACCTGCACATGGGCCAGTTGCTGCTGGCCCGCGGGCGCCGGAGCGAAGCGGAGCAGTACCTGGTCCGCGGGCGCGACCTGGGGAACGACCCCAAGTCCGTCGCGGAGATCGAACGAATCCTGAAGGAGATGGGGCGCACGCCCTGA